Proteins co-encoded in one Ruegeria pomeroyi DSS-3 genomic window:
- a CDS encoding vWA domain-containing protein — protein sequence MARGSDHPAPGYPGRAALAAALLCAGLLPVPALGEADCTQDAMIVFDASGSMAEMGYNGLDRPRILDAREALHDALPRIAALRRLGLVTYGAAMDGDADGDLCKRVSMPFTPSPNAAGQILNLIDAIEPDGNTALTDAVNLAARVFDQPPRPGVIVLVTDGDETCGGAPCALAADLARDTPGLTVHVIGFRVRSQFFGWEGGDGNPTVPETISPAECLAQATGGEYVSTETVEELIRALNQTLGCPLYGALAPLRTP from the coding sequence ATGGCGCGCGGATCTGACCACCCGGCACCCGGGTATCCCGGACGCGCCGCCCTTGCGGCGGCGCTTCTTTGTGCGGGCCTTTTGCCGGTGCCCGCACTCGGCGAGGCCGATTGCACCCAAGACGCGATGATCGTGTTCGATGCCTCCGGCTCGATGGCCGAGATGGGGTATAACGGCCTCGACCGGCCGCGCATCCTGGACGCGCGCGAGGCGCTGCATGACGCCCTGCCCCGGATAGCCGCGCTGCGCCGACTGGGTCTGGTCACCTATGGTGCCGCCATGGACGGGGACGCGGACGGCGATCTGTGCAAGCGCGTCTCGATGCCATTCACACCCAGCCCCAACGCGGCCGGTCAAATCCTGAACCTGATCGACGCGATCGAACCCGATGGCAACACCGCGCTGACCGATGCCGTCAACCTTGCCGCCCGCGTGTTTGACCAGCCCCCCCGCCCCGGCGTCATCGTGCTGGTCACCGATGGCGACGAGACCTGCGGCGGCGCGCCTTGCGCGCTGGCCGCCGATCTGGCCCGCGACACGCCGGGCCTGACCGTGCATGTGATCGGCTTTCGCGTGCGCTCGCAGTTCTTTGGCTGGGAGGGGGGCGATGGCAACCCCACCGTGCCCGAAACAATCAGCCCGGCCGAATGCCTGGCCCAGGCCACTGGCGGCGAGTATGTCTCGACCGAAACTGTCGAAGAGTTGATCCGCGCCCTGAACCAGACGCTGGGCTGTCCGCTGTACGGCGCGCTGGCGCCGCTCAGAACGCCTTGA
- a CDS encoding sensor domain-containing diguanylate cyclase, protein MTQKAFASWRLRWLGLVLFLCAMVAVAAWSVFRLPVPVVDRMIEADIRKQAQLWSRGITMHLDHLSETFATGALDEHDIEFLMLMPNTSDAYRLTLLAADGRVIWSTREDEIGTLTQDAPFFDVVARGGTHFTLSERPITEVDGLLPVDEPVQTGSLRCIAEVYTPVMLNGQFLGALKFYADVSERRQTFAKRLQLVLAALSSFALLTMCITMLVIYRTNRARFAALQSRSETERTLMDEQLRLAREVRLLGELNEWLQSCRSLEELFAMVSRFMEHILPDAEGSLYVYSNSRDVLDGSAGWNGGAFKDHIHPEACWGLRRGRSYEYGASEVDFVCDHAEPHDGRPYFCFPVLAHGETVGLMHLRAQPGAEAEFSASKRLAQMCAEQISMAIANVRMRDQLHDQSVRDPLTGLFNRRHLTETLRKQLLHCQTRGGRLSLIAVDVDHFKKFNDTHGHDAGDMVLRAVGAALEQACDRDEVACRIGGEEFMLVLLDCAPEDALTRAELLRQSVEEVSVRYGEKTLPRVTISAGVAHYPRHGTMPQDLMRAADDALYEAKGLGRNQVRVAQSPGTDPREAQAAKPAKAKDPKTPEGKFAAE, encoded by the coding sequence GTGACACAGAAGGCATTCGCCAGTTGGCGCTTACGATGGCTTGGTCTGGTCCTGTTTCTATGCGCGATGGTCGCTGTCGCCGCCTGGTCGGTGTTTCGCCTGCCGGTGCCGGTGGTCGACCGGATGATCGAGGCGGATATCCGCAAGCAGGCACAGCTGTGGTCGCGTGGAATCACCATGCATCTGGACCATCTGTCGGAAACCTTCGCCACCGGCGCTTTGGACGAACATGACATCGAATTCCTGATGCTGATGCCCAACACCTCGGACGCCTATCGGCTGACGTTGCTGGCTGCGGATGGGCGGGTGATCTGGTCCACCCGCGAGGATGAGATCGGCACGCTGACGCAGGACGCGCCCTTTTTCGACGTGGTGGCGCGCGGCGGAACACATTTCACCCTGTCCGAACGTCCGATCACCGAGGTCGATGGGCTCTTGCCGGTTGACGAGCCGGTGCAGACCGGCAGCCTGCGCTGCATTGCCGAGGTCTATACGCCGGTGATGTTGAACGGACAGTTTCTGGGGGCGCTGAAATTCTATGCCGATGTCAGCGAGCGCCGGCAGACCTTTGCCAAGCGGTTGCAGCTGGTGCTGGCGGCGCTCAGCAGCTTTGCCCTGTTGACCATGTGCATAACGATGCTGGTGATCTATCGCACCAACCGCGCCCGTTTCGCGGCACTGCAATCGCGATCCGAAACCGAACGCACGTTGATGGACGAACAATTGCGGCTGGCGCGCGAGGTGCGGCTGCTGGGCGAGTTGAACGAATGGCTGCAATCCTGCCGCTCGCTGGAGGAGCTGTTCGCGATGGTGTCGCGCTTCATGGAACATATCCTGCCCGATGCCGAGGGCAGTCTCTATGTCTATTCCAACTCGCGTGATGTGCTGGATGGCAGCGCCGGTTGGAATGGCGGGGCGTTCAAGGATCACATCCACCCCGAGGCCTGCTGGGGCCTGCGCCGCGGGCGCTCTTATGAATATGGCGCATCCGAGGTGGATTTCGTCTGCGACCATGCCGAACCGCATGATGGCCGGCCCTATTTCTGCTTCCCGGTGTTGGCGCATGGCGAAACCGTCGGCCTGATGCATCTGCGCGCCCAGCCCGGGGCCGAGGCGGAATTCTCCGCCAGCAAGCGGCTGGCGCAGATGTGTGCCGAACAGATCAGCATGGCGATCGCCAATGTGCGGATGCGCGACCAGTTGCACGACCAGTCGGTGCGTGACCCGCTGACCGGCCTGTTCAACCGGCGCCACCTGACCGAAACCCTGCGCAAGCAGTTGCTGCATTGCCAGACGCGCGGCGGCCGGCTCAGCCTGATCGCGGTCGATGTCGATCACTTCAAGAAATTCAACGACACCCACGGCCATGATGCCGGCGACATGGTGCTACGCGCGGTCGGCGCGGCGTTGGAGCAGGCCTGTGACCGCGACGAGGTGGCCTGTCGCATCGGCGGCGAGGAATTCATGCTGGTGCTGCTCGACTGCGCGCCCGAGGATGCGCTGACCCGCGCCGAATTGCTGCGCCAGTCGGTCGAAGAGGTGAGTGTCCGCTATGGTGAAAAGACCTTGCCGCGGGTGACCATTTCGGCCGGGGTGGCGCATTACCCGCGCCACGGCACCATGCCCCAGGACCTGATGCGCGCCGCCGATGACGCGCTTTACGAGGCCAAGGGACTGGGCCGCAACCAGGTGCGCGTCGCACAGTCGCCGGGAACGGACCCGCGCGAGGCGCAGGCCGCCAAACCGGCAAAAGCAAAGGACCCCAAGACGCCCGAAGGGAAATTCGCCGCCGAATAG
- a CDS encoding ATP-dependent helicase, which yields MSSYDDMDAFEGVSLSARAMAARPAPYLDDLNPAQREAVERLDGPVLMLAGAGTGKTKALTARIVHLLMTGRARPNEILAVTFTNKAAREMKNRVGRLLGQPAEGMPWLGTFHSICVKLLRRHAELVDLKSNFTILDTDDQLRLLKQLVQAANIDDKRWPARLLANIIDGWKNKALTPDKLPAAEAGAYNHRGPELYAQYQTRLRELNAVDFGDLLLHMVTIFQTHPDVLEQYQRWFRYVLVDEYQDTNIAQYLWLRLLAGGHRNICCVGDDDQSIYGWRGAEVGNILRFEKDFPGAHVVRLEQNYRSTPHILAAASNVIRGNEGRLGKELWTDAQEGEKVRLIGHWDGEEEARWIGEEIEAMQGGTRGVRPISLDEMAILVRAAHQMRAFEDRFLTIGLPYKVIGGPRFYERMEIRDAMAYFRLVTSPEDDLAFERIVNTPKRGLGDKAQQAIRAVARENGVSLVEGARIAVENGLIKGKGGKALGELTDGLARWAALTRGPRIEIDDDSVIEDGAAPIQFGAPEMSHIELAQVILDESGYTAMWQNDKTPEAPGRLENLKELVNQLDNFENLQGFLEHVSLVMDNEQDSGGAKVSIMTLHAAKGLEFPAVFLPGWEDGLFPSQRSMDESGLKGLEEERRLAYVGITRAEEVCTISFAANRRVFGQWQNALPSRFIDELPEDHVEVLTPPGLYGGGLSSPGIESRAAAADGYNSPGWKRLQARQGQHGLSQPRESRNTVIDLAAVASFTLSARVFHQKFGYGSVVGVEGDKVEVAFDKAGLKKVVARFLCAPDDVPF from the coding sequence ATGAGCAGTTATGACGACATGGATGCCTTTGAAGGCGTCTCGCTTTCCGCGCGCGCCATGGCGGCGCGTCCCGCGCCCTATCTGGACGACCTCAACCCCGCCCAGCGCGAGGCGGTGGAGCGATTGGACGGTCCGGTGCTGATGCTGGCGGGCGCGGGCACCGGCAAGACCAAGGCGCTGACCGCGCGCATCGTGCATCTGCTGATGACCGGCCGGGCCCGGCCCAACGAGATCCTGGCGGTGACTTTTACCAACAAGGCCGCGCGCGAGATGAAGAACCGCGTCGGCCGCCTGCTGGGCCAGCCCGCCGAGGGCATGCCCTGGCTGGGCACCTTTCATTCGATCTGTGTCAAGCTGCTGCGCCGGCATGCGGAGCTGGTCGATCTGAAATCGAACTTCACCATTCTCGACACCGACGACCAGCTGCGCCTGCTCAAGCAGCTGGTGCAGGCCGCCAATATCGACGACAAGCGCTGGCCCGCGCGGCTGCTCGCCAATATCATCGACGGCTGGAAGAACAAGGCGCTGACGCCCGACAAGCTGCCCGCCGCCGAGGCCGGCGCCTATAACCATCGCGGACCCGAGCTGTATGCCCAGTACCAGACCCGCCTGCGCGAGTTGAACGCGGTCGATTTCGGCGACCTGCTGTTGCATATGGTGACCATTTTCCAGACCCACCCGGATGTGCTGGAGCAATATCAGCGCTGGTTCCGCTATGTGCTGGTGGACGAGTATCAGGACACCAATATCGCCCAGTATCTGTGGCTGCGGCTGTTGGCGGGCGGGCATCGCAACATCTGTTGCGTGGGCGATGACGACCAGTCGATCTATGGCTGGCGCGGTGCCGAGGTGGGCAATATCCTGCGGTTCGAAAAGGATTTTCCCGGCGCCCATGTGGTGCGGCTGGAACAGAACTATCGCTCGACCCCGCATATCCTTGCGGCGGCCTCCAACGTCATTCGTGGCAACGAGGGGCGGTTGGGCAAGGAGCTGTGGACCGATGCGCAAGAGGGCGAAAAGGTCCGCCTGATCGGCCATTGGGACGGCGAGGAAGAGGCCCGCTGGATCGGCGAAGAGATCGAGGCGATGCAGGGCGGCACACGGGGCGTACGGCCGATCTCGCTGGATGAAATGGCGATCCTGGTGCGCGCGGCGCATCAGATGCGCGCGTTCGAGGACCGGTTCCTGACCATCGGCCTGCCTTACAAGGTGATCGGCGGCCCGCGTTTCTACGAGCGGATGGAGATCCGCGATGCCATGGCCTATTTCCGGCTGGTCACCAGCCCCGAGGACGACCTCGCCTTTGAGCGGATTGTGAACACGCCCAAGCGTGGCCTTGGCGACAAGGCGCAACAGGCCATTCGCGCCGTCGCGCGCGAGAACGGAGTCTCGCTGGTCGAGGGCGCCCGGATCGCGGTGGAGAACGGCCTGATCAAGGGCAAGGGCGGCAAGGCGCTGGGCGAGTTGACCGACGGGCTGGCCCGCTGGGCCGCGCTGACGCGCGGGCCACGGATCGAGATCGACGACGACTCGGTGATCGAGGACGGCGCCGCGCCGATCCAGTTCGGCGCGCCCGAGATGTCGCATATCGAGCTGGCGCAGGTGATCCTGGACGAATCCGGCTATACTGCCATGTGGCAGAACGACAAGACGCCCGAGGCGCCGGGGCGGCTGGAAAACCTCAAGGAACTGGTCAACCAGCTCGACAATTTCGAGAACCTGCAAGGGTTTCTGGAACATGTCAGCCTGGTGATGGACAACGAACAGGACAGCGGCGGCGCCAAGGTCTCGATCATGACGCTGCACGCGGCCAAGGGGCTGGAGTTTCCCGCCGTCTTCCTGCCGGGATGGGAGGACGGGCTGTTCCCCTCGCAGCGCTCGATGGATGAAAGCGGCCTCAAGGGGCTCGAGGAGGAGCGGCGGCTTGCCTATGTGGGCATCACCCGCGCCGAGGAGGTCTGTACCATCTCCTTTGCCGCCAACCGGCGGGTGTTCGGCCAGTGGCAGAACGCGCTGCCTTCGCGGTTCATCGACGAATTGCCCGAGGATCATGTCGAGGTGCTGACCCCGCCCGGCCTTTATGGCGGTGGTCTGAGTTCGCCGGGTATCGAGAGTCGTGCAGCTGCCGCCGATGGCTATAACTCGCCCGGCTGGAAACGGCTCCAGGCGCGTCAGGGCCAGCATGGCCTCTCGCAACCGCGCGAAAGCCGCAATACGGTGATCGACCTTGCCGCGGTGGCCAGCTTCACCCTGAGCGCGCGCGTCTTTCATCAGAAATTCGGCTATGGCAGCGTGGTCGGGGTCGAAGGGGACAAGGTCGAGGTCGCGTTCGATAAGGCCGGTCTGAAGAAGGTGGTGGCCCGCTTTCTTTGCGCGCCCGACGACGTTCCGTTCTGA
- a CDS encoding alpha-hydroxy acid oxidase: protein MRRMDLHSAFPGIMDLKWRARRRLPRFVWEYLDSGTGVEATKARNRASLDRVGFLPSVLHGPLEHDLTTTLLGTTYALPFGVAPVGMSGLIWPDAEGHLARAAAAANIPYCLSTVASQSPEDLAPHIGPQAWFQLYPPKNPDIRRDLVERARQAGFKTLVLTVDVPVASRRERQVRSGLTQPPTLTPRLLAQVAMRPAWAMGMARRGMPHMRTLDKYSQGLTNLPPTAHIGYLLRTSPTEDYVAWLRDAWQGPFVVKGVLRPEDGERMERLGVDALWVSNHAGRQFDGAPGAAEMLPHIRAATRLPLIFDSGVESGLDILRALALGADFVMLGRAFHFGLAALGPRGAAHAIDILQKDIESNLGQLGAARLTDLPPTRPLSIAQ from the coding sequence ATGCGCCGCATGGATTTGCACAGCGCGTTTCCCGGCATCATGGACCTGAAATGGCGCGCCCGGCGGCGCCTGCCCCGCTTTGTCTGGGAGTACCTGGACAGCGGCACCGGAGTCGAGGCCACCAAGGCCCGCAATCGTGCGTCGCTCGACCGGGTTGGCTTTCTGCCGTCGGTCCTGCATGGCCCGCTCGAGCACGATCTGACAACCACCCTGCTCGGCACAACCTACGCGCTGCCCTTCGGCGTCGCGCCGGTGGGCATGTCCGGCCTGATCTGGCCCGATGCCGAGGGCCATCTGGCCCGCGCCGCCGCCGCCGCCAACATTCCCTATTGCCTGTCCACCGTCGCGTCACAAAGCCCCGAGGATCTGGCCCCCCATATCGGGCCCCAGGCCTGGTTTCAGCTCTACCCGCCCAAGAACCCGGACATCCGCCGCGACCTGGTCGAGCGGGCCCGGCAGGCCGGGTTCAAGACCCTGGTGCTGACGGTGGATGTGCCCGTCGCCTCGCGGCGCGAGCGGCAGGTGCGCTCGGGCCTGACCCAGCCACCGACACTGACCCCGCGCCTGCTGGCACAGGTGGCGATGCGCCCGGCCTGGGCGATGGGCATGGCCCGCAGAGGCATGCCGCATATGCGCACGCTGGACAAATACAGCCAGGGCCTGACCAATCTGCCGCCCACCGCCCATATCGGCTATCTGCTGCGCACCTCGCCGACCGAGGATTACGTGGCCTGGCTTCGCGATGCCTGGCAGGGTCCGTTTGTCGTCAAAGGCGTCCTGCGCCCCGAGGATGGCGAACGGATGGAGCGTCTGGGCGTCGATGCGCTCTGGGTTTCGAACCATGCCGGGCGCCAGTTCGACGGCGCCCCGGGGGCCGCCGAGATGTTGCCTCATATCCGCGCCGCGACCCGGTTGCCGCTGATCTTTGACAGCGGGGTCGAGAGCGGGCTCGACATTCTGCGCGCACTGGCGCTGGGGGCGGATTTCGTGATGCTGGGCCGGGCCTTCCACTTCGGGCTGGCCGCGCTGGGCCCGCGCGGTGCCGCCCATGCCATCGACATCCTGCAAAAGGATATCGAATCGAACCTGGGCCAGTTGGGCGCCGCCCGCCTCACCGACCTGCCACCGACCCGCCCCCTGAGCATCGCACAGTGA
- a CDS encoding aminotransferase — MAPVIYPTTNLTATEQLVLDRGKGIYVYDTDGNEYIEGLAGLWCTSLGYDNAEVIGAITDQLNRLPFTHTFGGKTHEPIMKLAEKLKAMVPVEDAYFFFGNSGSDANDTHYKMLRYYFNAIGKPEKRKIITRERGYHGVTVAAGSLTSLPANLAHFDAPVEALHILRSDAPHYYTGRQGNETEAQFVDRILDNLEQQILAEGADTIAAMIVEPITGASGVIVPPEGYYEKLQTLLRKHDILVWADEVICGFGRTGADFGCTTMGIKPDLMTFAKQLSSAYFPISASVIPGWMYEKMIAPSAAVGVFGHGYTYSGHPVACAAALKTLEIYERDDLFGHAAEVGAHMQEQLRAIFTDHPLVGEVRGKGLIAALELVSNKTTGATIEKGAGGATVQRLAQENGLLIRAVAGNSAALCPPLIITKEEVDEMLRRLKTAVDGAYAELKDKGLLAA; from the coding sequence ATGGCCCCTGTGATCTATCCCACCACCAACCTTACCGCCACCGAACAGCTGGTGCTGGATCGCGGCAAGGGTATCTATGTCTATGACACCGACGGCAACGAATACATCGAAGGTCTGGCGGGCCTGTGGTGCACCTCGCTGGGCTATGACAATGCCGAGGTGATCGGCGCGATCACCGACCAGCTGAACCGCCTGCCCTTTACCCATACCTTTGGCGGCAAGACCCATGAGCCGATCATGAAGCTTGCCGAAAAGCTCAAGGCGATGGTGCCGGTCGAAGATGCCTATTTCTTCTTCGGCAACTCGGGCTCGGATGCCAACGACACTCATTACAAGATGCTGCGCTATTACTTCAACGCCATCGGCAAGCCGGAAAAGCGCAAGATCATCACCCGCGAGCGTGGCTATCACGGGGTGACCGTGGCCGCAGGCTCTCTGACCTCGCTGCCCGCGAACCTGGCCCATTTCGATGCGCCGGTCGAGGCGCTGCACATCCTGCGCTCGGACGCGCCGCATTACTATACCGGGCGGCAGGGCAACGAGACCGAGGCGCAGTTCGTCGACCGCATCCTCGACAATCTGGAACAGCAAATCCTGGCCGAGGGCGCCGATACCATCGCGGCGATGATCGTCGAGCCGATCACCGGCGCCTCGGGCGTGATCGTGCCGCCCGAGGGCTATTACGAAAAGCTCCAGACGCTGCTGCGCAAGCATGACATCCTGGTCTGGGCGGACGAGGTGATCTGTGGCTTTGGCCGCACCGGCGCCGATTTCGGGTGCACCACGATGGGGATCAAGCCCGACCTGATGACCTTTGCCAAGCAGCTCAGCTCGGCCTATTTCCCGATCTCGGCCTCGGTCATCCCGGGCTGGATGTATGAAAAGATGATCGCGCCTTCGGCGGCGGTCGGCGTGTTCGGCCATGGCTATACCTATTCCGGGCATCCGGTGGCCTGTGCCGCGGCGCTGAAAACGCTGGAAATCTACGAGCGTGACGACCTGTTCGGCCATGCCGCCGAGGTGGGCGCCCATATGCAGGAACAGCTGCGCGCCATCTTCACCGATCACCCGCTGGTGGGCGAAGTGCGCGGCAAAGGACTGATCGCGGCGCTGGAGCTGGTGTCGAACAAGACCACCGGTGCGACCATCGAAAAAGGTGCAGGCGGCGCCACCGTGCAGCGGCTGGCACAGGAGAACGGTCTTCTGATCCGTGCGGTTGCCGGCAATTCGGCCGCGCTCTGCCCGCCGCTGATCATCACCAAGGAAGAGGTCGACGAGATGCTGCGCCGCCTCAAGACCGCCGTTGATGGCGCCTATGCCGAATTGAAGGACAAGGGGCTGCTGGCCGCCTGA
- a CDS encoding pyruvate carboxylase — MTDFKKILIANRGEIAIRVMRAANEMGKKTVAVYAEEDKLGLHRFKADEAYRIGEGMGPVAAYLSIPEIIRVAKECGADAIHPGYGLLSENPDFVDACVQNGITFIGPRAETMRSLGDKASARKVAIAAGVPVIPATEVLGDDMDAIRKEAAEIGYPLMLKASWGGGGRGMRPIHSEKELAEKVMEGRREAEAAFGNGEGYLEKMIIRARHVEVQILGDKHGEIYHLWERDCSVQRRNQKVVERAPAPYLSQAQREELCDLGRRICAHVNYECAGTVEFLMDMDSGNFYFIEVNPRVQVEHTVTEEVTGIDIVQAQILIAEGKPLAEATGKASQGEIALNGHALQTRITTEDPLNNFIPDYGRITAYRSATGMGIRLDGGTAYAGGVITRYYDSLLTKVTAWAPTPEKAIARMDRALREFRIRGVSTNIAFVENLLKHPTFLSNEYTTKFIDTTPDLFQFKKRRDRGTKVLTYIADITVNGHPETRDRPMPAAEARMPKPPAKRGEPRMGTRNLLEQKGPQAVADWMKAQRQLLITDTTMRDGHQSLLATRMRSIDMIRVAPAYAANLPQLFSVECWGGATFDVAYRFLQECPWQRLRDLREAMPNLMTQMLLRGANGVGYTNYPDNVVREFVRQAAKGIDVFRVFDSLNWVENMRVAMDAVVEQNKICEGTICYTGDILNPERAKYDLKYYVAMGKQLRDAGAHVLGLKDMAGLLKPAAARVLIRALKEEVGLPIHFHTHDTAGIASATILAASEAGVDAVDCAMDSFSGNTSQATLGTVVEALRHTDRDTGLDVKAIREISDYFEAVRAQYAAFESGLQAPASEVYLHEMPGGQFTNLKAQARSMGLEDRWHEVAQMYADVNQMFGDIVKVTPSSKVVGDMALMMVSQGLTRAQVEDPKSDVAFPDSVVDMMRGNLGQPPGGFPTVILSKVLKGEAPNTERPGAHLPPVDLEEVRSKVSAELEGKEVDDEDLNGYLMYPKVFMDYMGRHRQYGPVRTLPTRTFFYGMEPGEEITAEIDPGKTLEIRCQAIGETDENGEVKVFFELNGQPRVIRVPNRLVKSTTMQRPKAEPGNANHLGAPMPGVVATVAVQAGQQVKAGDLLLTIEAMKMETGIHAERGATVKSVHVQPGGQIDAKDLLVELE; from the coding sequence ATGACCGATTTCAAGAAGATCCTGATTGCCAACCGTGGCGAGATCGCCATCCGCGTGATGCGCGCCGCCAACGAGATGGGCAAGAAGACGGTTGCCGTCTACGCCGAAGAGGACAAGCTGGGCCTGCACCGGTTCAAGGCCGACGAGGCCTATCGCATCGGCGAGGGCATGGGCCCGGTTGCTGCCTATCTGTCGATCCCCGAGATCATCCGGGTGGCCAAGGAATGTGGCGCCGACGCGATCCACCCGGGCTATGGCCTGCTGAGCGAGAACCCAGATTTCGTCGATGCCTGTGTCCAGAACGGCATCACCTTCATCGGACCGCGTGCCGAGACCATGCGCTCGCTGGGGGACAAGGCCAGCGCCCGCAAGGTGGCCATCGCCGCCGGTGTTCCGGTGATCCCGGCGACCGAGGTTCTGGGCGACGACATGGACGCGATCCGCAAGGAGGCCGCCGAGATCGGCTATCCGCTGATGCTCAAGGCCTCGTGGGGCGGTGGTGGACGCGGTATGCGCCCCATCCACAGCGAAAAGGAACTGGCCGAAAAGGTCATGGAGGGCCGGCGCGAGGCTGAAGCCGCATTCGGCAATGGCGAGGGTTATCTGGAAAAGATGATCATCCGCGCCCGCCATGTCGAGGTTCAGATCCTGGGCGACAAGCATGGCGAGATCTATCACCTGTGGGAGCGCGACTGCTCGGTCCAGCGCCGCAACCAGAAGGTGGTCGAACGCGCCCCGGCCCCCTATCTGAGCCAGGCCCAGCGCGAAGAGCTCTGCGATCTCGGCCGTCGCATCTGCGCCCATGTGAACTATGAATGCGCCGGTACCGTCGAATTCCTGATGGATATGGACAGCGGCAATTTCTACTTCATCGAGGTCAACCCGCGCGTGCAGGTCGAACATACGGTGACCGAAGAGGTGACCGGCATCGACATCGTGCAGGCCCAGATCCTGATCGCCGAGGGCAAGCCCCTGGCCGAGGCCACCGGCAAGGCCAGCCAGGGTGAGATCGCGCTGAACGGCCACGCGTTGCAGACCCGGATCACCACCGAGGATCCGCTCAACAACTTCATCCCCGACTATGGCCGCATCACCGCCTATCGCTCGGCCACCGGCATGGGCATCCGACTGGATGGCGGCACGGCTTATGCGGGCGGGGTGATCACGCGCTATTACGACTCGCTGCTGACCAAGGTCACCGCCTGGGCGCCGACGCCGGAAAAGGCCATCGCCCGGATGGACCGCGCCCTGCGCGAATTCCGCATCCGCGGGGTCAGCACCAATATCGCCTTTGTCGAGAACCTGCTGAAGCACCCGACCTTCCTGTCGAACGAATACACCACCAAGTTCATCGACACGACACCGGATCTGTTCCAGTTCAAGAAGCGGCGCGACCGGGGCACCAAGGTGCTGACCTATATCGCCGACATCACGGTGAATGGGCATCCCGAAACCCGGGACCGCCCGATGCCCGCCGCCGAAGCCCGCATGCCGAAGCCGCCCGCCAAGCGCGGCGAGCCGCGCATGGGCACCCGCAACTTGCTGGAGCAGAAGGGCCCGCAGGCGGTGGCCGACTGGATGAAGGCGCAGCGCCAGCTGCTGATCACCGACACAACCATGCGCGATGGTCACCAGTCGCTGCTGGCGACCCGGATGCGCTCGATCGACATGATCCGGGTGGCGCCCGCCTATGCCGCCAACCTGCCGCAGCTGTTCAGCGTCGAATGCTGGGGCGGCGCGACTTTTGATGTGGCCTATCGCTTCCTCCAGGAATGCCCGTGGCAGCGCCTGCGCGACCTGCGCGAGGCGATGCCCAACCTGATGACCCAGATGCTGCTGCGCGGCGCCAACGGGGTGGGCTATACCAACTATCCCGACAACGTGGTGCGCGAATTCGTGCGCCAGGCCGCCAAGGGCATCGACGTGTTCCGCGTGTTCGACAGCCTGAACTGGGTCGAGAACATGCGCGTCGCCATGGATGCCGTGGTCGAGCAGAACAAGATCTGCGAGGGCACGATCTGTTATACCGGCGATATCCTGAACCCCGAACGCGCCAAGTATGACCTGAAATACTATGTTGCGATGGGCAAGCAGCTGCGTGACGCGGGCGCCCATGTGCTGGGGCTCAAGGATATGGCGGGCCTGTTGAAACCCGCCGCCGCACGGGTGCTGATCCGCGCGCTCAAGGAAGAGGTGGGCCTGCCCATCCATTTCCACACCCATGACACCGCCGGTATCGCCAGCGCCACCATCCTCGCCGCCTCTGAGGCAGGTGTGGATGCGGTCGACTGCGCGATGGACAGTTTCTCGGGCAATACCAGCCAGGCAACGCTGGGCACCGTGGTCGAGGCGCTGCGCCATACCGACCGCGACACCGGGCTGGACGTCAAGGCGATCCGCGAGATCAGCGATTACTTCGAAGCGGTGCGCGCGCAATACGCGGCCTTTGAAAGCGGGCTTCAGGCTCCGGCCTCCGAGGTCTATCTGCACGAGATGCCCGGCGGCCAGTTCACCAACCTCAAGGCGCAGGCGCGCTCGATGGGGTTGGAGGACCGCTGGCACGAAGTGGCGCAGATGTATGCCGACGTGAACCAGATGTTCGGCGATATCGTCAAGGTGACCCCCAGCTCCAAGGTGGTGGGCGACATGGCGCTGATGATGGTCAGCCAGGGCCTGACCCGCGCCCAGGTCGAGGACCCGAAGAGTGACGTGGCCTTCCCCGACTCGGTCGTCGACATGATGCGCGGCAACCTGGGCCAGCCGCCGGGCGGCTTCCCCACCGTGATCCTGTCCAAGGTGCTGAAGGGCGAGGCGCCCAATACCGAGCGCCCCGGCGCGCATCTGCCGCCCGTCGATCTGGAAGAGGTGCGGTCCAAAGTCTCGGCCGAGCTGGAGGGCAAGGAGGTCGATGACGAGGACCTGAACGGATACCTGATGTATCCCAAGGTGTTCATGGATTACATGGGCCGGCACCGTCAGTACGGACCCGTCCGCACCCTGCCCACCCGCACCTTCTTTTACGGGATGGAACCGGGCGAAGAGATCACCGCCGAGATCGACCCCGGCAAGACGCTGGAAATCCGCTGCCAGGCCATCGGCGAGACCGACGAAAATGGCGAGGTCAAGGTGTTCTTTGAACTCAACGGTCAGCCCCGGGTGATCCGGGTGCCGAACCGGCTGGTGAAGTCCACCACCATGCAGCGCCCCAAGGCCGAGCCGGGCAATGCCAACCACCTGGGCGCGCCGATGCCCGGCGTGGTGGCCACGGTCGCGGTACAGGCCGGGCAACAGGTCAAGGCGGGCGATCTGCTGCTGACCATCGAGGCGATGAAGATGGAAACCGGCATCCACGCCGAGCGGGGCGCCACCGTCAAATCGGTGCATGTCCAGCCCGGCGGCCAGATCGACGCCAAGGACCTGCTGGTCGAGCTGGAATAA